In one Ktedonobacteraceae bacterium genomic region, the following are encoded:
- a CDS encoding pentapeptide repeat-containing protein translates to MNEKLTDYVNGVFAPYEGVKSAAELKADLLSDLQERFHELKAEGKDDETAFEMTIESIGDIEQTVQEVANLTHTLERQVLVNLGGSNLPHSDFAGVIAHQGKFHGSALQGSDFSGADLTGSSFYGSDVREANFDRANLTDCIFSASDLAGASFRESILVRTTFKTSGLDGAKFIGVTLTDVKFDVTDLRKTTFERCTFLGVDFHYSDLSGQRLDGQTFIGITFGIPSLRDVSFQGATLKNVSFRPVGIWSQKRAIQSMHFDGALMDKLTYAALKGIGADVSKVTVLS, encoded by the coding sequence ATGAATGAGAAATTGACCGACTATGTCAACGGTGTTTTTGCTCCATACGAGGGGGTAAAAAGCGCCGCCGAATTAAAGGCGGATCTGCTCTCCGATTTGCAGGAGCGCTTCCATGAACTCAAAGCCGAGGGCAAGGATGATGAAACCGCCTTTGAGATGACCATTGAGAGTATCGGCGACATTGAGCAAACTGTCCAGGAGGTCGCCAACCTCACACACACACTGGAGCGCCAGGTATTGGTAAACCTTGGTGGGAGCAATTTGCCACACAGCGACTTTGCGGGCGTAATCGCGCATCAAGGAAAGTTTCATGGGAGCGCGTTGCAGGGCTCGGACTTTTCGGGCGCAGACTTGACCGGCAGCTCGTTTTATGGCAGTGACGTACGTGAAGCCAATTTTGACCGCGCCAATCTGACCGACTGCATCTTTTCCGCAAGTGATCTTGCGGGTGCGAGCTTCCGCGAATCAATCCTGGTGCGCACCACCTTCAAAACATCGGGGCTGGACGGAGCAAAATTCATCGGCGTCACGCTGACGGATGTCAAATTCGATGTGACCGACTTGCGAAAAACGACCTTTGAACGCTGTACCTTTCTCGGCGTGGACTTCCACTATTCCGACCTGAGCGGACAGCGACTGGATGGACAGACCTTTATCGGCATCACGTTTGGCATACCGTCACTGAGGGATGTGTCGTTTCAGGGCGCAACCCTTAAAAATGTGTCTTTCCGCCCGGTGGGTATCTGGTCTCAGAAGCGTGCCATCCAATCCATGCACTTTGACGGCGCGCTGATGGATAAGCTCACGTATGCCGCGCTCAAAGGCATAGGAGCCGATGTATCGAAGGTGACTGTGCTCTCATAA
- a CDS encoding NADH-quinone oxidoreductase subunit K, with product MHPSASLVLLAAPAGISTQVLQVLGALLLLTAFATVAARHINGAIGIYAIQSFALAMVAVVVGYFTGSSDLYIVAVLTVIVKCGAIAWILRNVTNRLHLQREARPYLTIPVSLLICALLTLLAFFTSPAVVAPGTFLNEPPLAISIAMVLIGLFLLSSRRHAVIQVIGLLTIENGLFSGAIAIAYGMPLIVEFGILFDILIAVIVMSLLVTLIQRELITADTANLQRLKG from the coding sequence ATGCATCCTTCCGCTTCACTCGTGCTGCTGGCAGCACCTGCCGGCATCTCTACGCAGGTGCTGCAAGTGCTCGGGGCATTACTGCTGCTGACCGCTTTCGCTACTGTAGCCGCGCGGCATATCAATGGAGCTATCGGAATCTATGCCATCCAGTCGTTTGCCCTGGCAATGGTAGCTGTGGTGGTTGGCTACTTCACAGGCAGCAGCGACCTGTACATTGTTGCTGTGCTGACAGTAATCGTAAAGTGCGGAGCGATTGCCTGGATTTTGCGTAATGTGACCAACCGGCTGCACCTGCAGCGCGAAGCACGCCCGTACCTCACTATTCCAGTCTCGCTCCTCATATGCGCATTGCTAACGCTGCTGGCCTTTTTTACTTCTCCGGCAGTGGTAGCGCCGGGTACCTTTTTGAATGAGCCGCCCCTGGCCATCTCTATCGCCATGGTACTCATCGGGCTGTTTCTCTTGAGCAGCCGTCGGCACGCGGTCATACAGGTCATTGGCTTGCTGACCATCGAGAACGGTCTCTTTTCGGGTGCCATTGCCATTGCCTATGGGATGCCGCTTATTGTTGAGTTCGGCATCCTTTTCGATATCCTGATTGCCGTCATTGTCATGAGCCTGCTGGTGACGCTCATCCAGCGCGAACTAATTACAGCTGATACTGCCAATCTGCAACGCCTGAAAGGATAG
- a CDS encoding serine hydroxymethyltransferase, translating to MQDIYQSTESQEVHDPDILAQARAILDACRSPQDMQEAVLAAVTRNEEWRGRQCLNLLAPEAPTSPTVRALLSSEVGMRAAEGHIGPVNRWFAGTQHIDEIEALCVELLKKVFRARYADHRLVASMIGNLAVYTALSEPGDVIMSLSQPFGGHSSNRNDGPAGVRGLKIVDIPFDSVELEVDLDLFRKLAPLVRPRVVALGASMTLFPFPLQAMQEVVAEWGGRIFFDGAHQLGLVAGGQFQDPLREGAAVMTGSAGKTFSGPQSGIIVWDDPNLTVPITHAIFPVLAATHQVNRVAALAASAAEMLAYGQLYMAQIVRNAQALGGALHRRGIPILGAHKGYTMTQQVIADVRQFGGGLEVAQQLARANIITNKNLIPADRPEHWDRPGGLRMGTIEITRLGMHEAEMETIADFIARVLVERTPPEAVRDEVVAFRQAYQTLYYCFENGLPAEKESAHVQEV from the coding sequence ATGCAAGACATTTACCAATCAACCGAGTCACAAGAAGTGCATGACCCGGATATCCTTGCACAGGCAAGAGCTATCCTGGATGCCTGCCGCTCTCCCCAGGACATGCAGGAAGCGGTTCTGGCAGCTGTGACACGCAACGAGGAGTGGCGTGGCAGGCAATGCCTCAATCTGCTCGCACCAGAAGCGCCCACCAGCCCCACGGTTCGTGCGCTCCTTTCCTCAGAGGTGGGCATGCGCGCTGCCGAGGGTCATATTGGGCCGGTCAATCGCTGGTTTGCCGGAACCCAGCATATCGACGAGATCGAAGCGTTGTGTGTCGAACTACTGAAAAAGGTCTTTCGCGCCAGGTATGCGGATCATCGACTGGTCGCCAGTATGATCGGCAACCTGGCCGTCTACACGGCGCTCAGCGAACCGGGCGATGTCATTATGAGCCTCTCTCAGCCCTTTGGCGGCCACTCCAGCAATCGTAACGACGGACCAGCAGGCGTGCGTGGTCTGAAGATCGTGGACATCCCGTTTGACTCGGTTGAACTGGAAGTCGATCTCGACCTCTTCCGCAAACTGGCTCCCCTTGTCCGACCCAGGGTCGTTGCACTGGGCGCCTCGATGACGCTCTTTCCTTTTCCCTTGCAAGCCATGCAGGAGGTCGTCGCAGAGTGGGGAGGACGCATCTTCTTCGATGGCGCGCATCAGTTGGGGTTAGTGGCCGGCGGTCAATTTCAAGACCCGCTACGCGAAGGGGCAGCGGTGATGACGGGATCGGCTGGCAAAACCTTTAGTGGCCCACAAAGCGGCATCATCGTCTGGGATGATCCCAACCTTACCGTCCCCATTACCCATGCCATCTTTCCTGTGCTGGCAGCCACCCACCAGGTCAATCGCGTAGCAGCACTCGCCGCATCAGCAGCTGAGATGCTCGCTTACGGTCAGCTGTACATGGCCCAGATTGTACGCAATGCCCAGGCGCTGGGAGGCGCCTTACATCGTCGGGGCATTCCTATCCTTGGCGCGCACAAGGGCTACACGATGACCCAGCAGGTGATCGCCGATGTGCGTCAGTTTGGTGGCGGGTTGGAGGTGGCACAACAACTGGCACGTGCCAACATCATCACCAATAAGAACCTCATTCCGGCAGATCGACCGGAGCATTGGGATCGTCCGGGCGGGTTACGCATGGGCACCATTGAGATTACCCGTTTAGGCATGCACGAGGCCGAGATGGAGACAATCGCTGACTTCATCGCGCGTGTGCTGGTCGAACGAACGCCACCGGAAGCCGTGAGAGACGAGGTGGTGGCCTTCAGGCAAGCCTACCAGACGCTTTACTATTGTTTCGAGAACGGCTTGCCAGCTGAGAAAGAATCAGCACACGTGCAAGAGGTGTGA
- a CDS encoding ClbS/DfsB family four-helix bundle protein, whose translation MTDHHTNTIQPISKKQLLAEMQSEQEVWLTLLDEIGQEHMTQPEVAGGWSIKDIVAHLTGWRKRTVLRFRAALDPTIDMTPPWPAELGALDENDDVDQINAWIYQTNRDRPLAEVLNDSSEVFEQLVAAINALSDEQLNDPQRFPWLEGERLSGALIFGHFHEEHEPDMRAWLAKVKQAG comes from the coding sequence ATGACGGACCACCACACAAACACCATACAGCCCATCAGCAAAAAGCAGCTCCTCGCTGAAATGCAGAGCGAGCAGGAGGTATGGTTGACATTACTCGATGAGATCGGCCAGGAGCACATGACGCAGCCGGAAGTCGCAGGAGGCTGGTCGATCAAGGATATCGTTGCCCACCTCACCGGGTGGCGCAAGCGAACGGTATTACGCTTCCGAGCCGCGCTCGATCCTACTATAGACATGACTCCACCCTGGCCAGCAGAACTGGGGGCATTGGATGAGAACGACGACGTTGACCAGATCAACGCCTGGATCTACCAGACCAACCGAGACCGCCCGCTCGCTGAGGTCCTCAACGATTCGAGCGAGGTCTTCGAGCAACTGGTCGCCGCCATCAACGCCTTGAGCGATGAACAGCTCAACGATCCCCAACGCTTCCCCTGGCTCGAAGGTGAGCGGCTCAGCGGTGCCCTCATCTTCGGCCACTTCCATGAAGAGCACGAGCCCGACATGCGAGCGTGGCTGGCAAAGGTGAAGCAGGCAGGATAA
- a CDS encoding NADH-quinone oxidoreductase subunit H, with amino-acid sequence MVQLALFQGLQILTVLICAPLLRGIINRLKAMVQSKRGPSIWQPYRDLWKLLRKGSVVSEHASWVYHAAPLFSFITPLIVAMLIPVLTAYPLPYAFMGDMLAGGFILSLGGFFTSLAALDTASTFGGMGSSRARVVSLLAEPVVILILFSVTLIAQVTIPFAVNQTLISTAYLFNPAHWLLAAALFMVILAETGRIPVDNPSSTFELSMIESSRTLEYSGQELALMEWGGAMRFFVLLTILLNVLTAPWGLAPDGGTNALTVLIAVVTLLFKMLVICCVIVVIESSIAKWRFFRIPEFLGTAVILAALAIVFFYLTRLS; translated from the coding sequence ATGGTGCAACTGGCACTCTTTCAGGGGTTACAGATACTCACCGTTCTCATCTGTGCTCCACTGCTTCGTGGAATCATCAATCGCCTCAAGGCCATGGTGCAATCCAAACGCGGGCCAAGCATCTGGCAACCGTACCGCGACCTGTGGAAATTGCTCCGCAAGGGAAGTGTCGTTTCGGAACATGCTTCCTGGGTCTATCACGCAGCACCACTCTTCAGTTTCATTACGCCGCTCATCGTTGCCATGCTCATCCCGGTACTGACAGCCTATCCGCTGCCATATGCCTTCATGGGTGATATGCTGGCTGGGGGGTTCATCCTTTCGCTGGGCGGCTTCTTTACCTCGCTGGCTGCCCTAGACACGGCCAGCACGTTTGGTGGCATGGGGAGCAGCCGCGCTCGCGTAGTTTCCCTGCTGGCCGAACCGGTCGTGATCCTGATACTCTTCAGCGTCACGCTGATTGCCCAGGTCACCATTCCATTCGCCGTCAATCAGACGCTCATTTCGACGGCTTATTTATTTAATCCAGCCCACTGGTTGCTGGCCGCGGCCCTGTTCATGGTCATCCTGGCCGAAACGGGGCGCATTCCGGTTGATAATCCCTCCAGCACCTTTGAACTCTCGATGATCGAGTCGTCACGCACGCTGGAGTATTCCGGTCAGGAGCTGGCACTGATGGAATGGGGCGGCGCGATGCGCTTCTTCGTGCTGCTGACGATCCTGCTCAATGTGCTGACCGCGCCCTGGGGGCTGGCGCCTGATGGAGGTACAAATGCCCTTACCGTACTAATCGCGGTAGTCACATTGCTGTTCAAGATGCTGGTAATCTGCTGCGTGATAGTTGTCATCGAATCATCGATCGCCAAGTGGCGCTTTTTCCGCATCCCGGAATTTCTGGGTACCGCGGTCATCCTGGCTGCCCTGGCTATTGTCTTCTTCTATCTAACACGCCTGAGTTGA
- a CDS encoding PadR family transcriptional regulator has protein sequence MNENKLTSDLLRGHTDTMILRLLSEGDRYGYEIVKLIAERSGGEYELKEATMYSSVRRLEMDGDIEWYWGDESQGGRRKYFRITEKGKATYDRNKSNWEYAKRVLDNLL, from the coding sequence ATGAATGAAAACAAACTGACCTCCGACCTGCTACGTGGGCATACCGATACGATGATTTTGCGGCTCTTATCGGAAGGCGACCGCTACGGCTACGAGATTGTCAAGCTGATTGCTGAGCGCTCGGGTGGTGAATATGAATTAAAGGAAGCCACCATGTATTCTAGCGTGCGGCGGCTTGAGATGGACGGTGATATCGAATGGTATTGGGGCGATGAATCGCAAGGTGGAAGGAGGAAATACTTTCGGATTACTGAAAAAGGGAAAGCAACGTATGATCGCAACAAAAGCAACTGGGAGTACGCGAAGCGCGTGCTGGATAACCTCTTGTAA
- a CDS encoding alpha/beta hydrolase: protein MFDTFEHRQIETSGASIHLVKQGTGFPLLLLHGYPETHVMWHRIAARLAEQFTVVAPDLRGYGDSSKPDSGPDHAPYSKRAMAQDLVEILDHLGYQECFVVGHDRGGRVGHRMALDHPHCVKKLAVLDIAPTYTMYMRTDKAFATAYYHWFFLIQPSDLPERLIGSQPEYYLRRCLASWSADPTAFTPEAVAEYLRCFSNPATIHATCEDYRAAATIDLQHDEADLERKVTCPVLVLWGERGVVGRTYDVVETWRERANEVSGKALPGGHFLPEEAPEQTYEALLEFLAPGAMPQGKRDEGETPVIE, encoded by the coding sequence ATGTTCGATACCTTTGAACACAGGCAGATCGAGACCAGTGGGGCAAGCATCCACCTGGTCAAACAGGGAACGGGGTTCCCTCTCTTGCTGCTGCATGGCTATCCGGAGACCCACGTGATGTGGCATCGCATTGCTGCTCGCCTGGCCGAGCAGTTCACGGTGGTGGCACCCGACTTGCGCGGCTATGGCGATAGTTCGAAACCAGATAGCGGGCCGGATCACGCTCCTTATTCGAAAAGAGCCATGGCGCAAGACCTGGTCGAAATCCTGGACCACCTGGGCTATCAGGAGTGCTTCGTCGTCGGCCATGATCGAGGTGGCCGCGTGGGACATCGCATGGCCCTGGACCATCCTCACTGTGTGAAGAAGCTGGCCGTGCTGGATATCGCCCCGACCTACACGATGTACATGCGTACCGATAAAGCGTTTGCGACGGCTTACTACCACTGGTTCTTTTTGATTCAGCCCTCTGACTTGCCAGAACGCTTGATTGGCTCGCAGCCCGAGTACTACTTGCGCAGATGTCTGGCCAGTTGGAGCGCCGATCCCACGGCTTTTACCCCCGAAGCGGTGGCCGAATATCTCCGCTGTTTCAGCAATCCGGCCACTATTCATGCCACTTGTGAGGATTACCGGGCCGCAGCCACCATCGATCTCCAGCATGATGAAGCCGACCTGGAGCGGAAGGTCACCTGTCCTGTGCTTGTCCTCTGGGGTGAGCGAGGGGTGGTCGGCCGCACGTATGATGTTGTGGAGACGTGGCGTGAAAGAGCCAACGAAGTGTCTGGGAAAGCGCTTCCCGGGGGCCATTTTCTACCCGAAGAAGCGCCTGAGCAAACGTATGAAGCCTTGCTGGAGTTTCTTGCCCCAGGAGCAATGCCCCAAGGCAAACGAGACGAAGGTGAAACGCCAGTGATTGAGTAG
- a CDS encoding ABC transporter permease produces MEMIQNTYSETRIQNHFFSDLSVMLGRSMRHIVRSMDTIITVTIMPIAFMLLFVYVFGGAIQTGTANYVNYLLPGILLIAIASGISYTAFRLFTDVQRGIIERFRSMPIAPSTILWGHVLTSLVSNAISVVVIILVALIMGFRSSAGILSWLAVAGILALFTLALTWVAVIAGLTAKSTDGASAFSYPLIFLPFISSAFVPTKSMPLVVRVFAENQPVTAIVESIRALLYGQPVSQDIWVALAWCVGILVVAYIFAMMAYKKRA; encoded by the coding sequence ATGGAAATGATACAGAATACCTACTCAGAAACCCGGATACAGAACCACTTTTTCAGCGATCTGAGCGTGATGCTTGGTCGTTCCATGCGCCATATAGTCCGCAGTATGGATACCATCATCACAGTAACAATCATGCCGATTGCATTTATGCTGCTGTTCGTGTATGTGTTCGGTGGCGCCATTCAAACCGGGACAGCGAATTACGTCAATTACCTGTTGCCTGGGATCTTACTGATCGCGATTGCGAGCGGGATATCCTATACAGCTTTCCGTTTGTTTACCGATGTACAACGAGGGATCATTGAGCGATTTCGCTCCATGCCTATTGCCCCTTCTACCATACTATGGGGACATGTGCTGACCTCGCTGGTCTCCAACGCGATTTCAGTGGTGGTCATCATACTCGTCGCATTGATAATGGGCTTTCGTTCGTCGGCTGGCATCCTGTCGTGGCTGGCCGTCGCCGGCATCCTCGCGCTGTTTACCCTGGCGTTAACCTGGGTGGCAGTGATTGCCGGACTGACTGCCAAATCGACAGACGGGGCAAGCGCCTTTTCGTATCCGCTGATCTTCCTGCCCTTTATCAGCTCGGCATTTGTTCCCACCAAATCGATGCCGCTGGTCGTCAGGGTCTTTGCCGAGAACCAGCCAGTGACGGCGATAGTGGAAAGTATCCGTGCGTTACTGTATGGACAGCCAGTGTCTCAGGATATCTGGGTTGCGCTTGCATGGTGTGTCGGCATTCTGGTGGTGGCCTACATCTTTGCGATGATGGCCTATAAAAAGCGCGCGTGA
- a CDS encoding pentapeptide repeat-containing protein: MKRSFRVSKVVFHPSTLAVFSGLLGAVIGFLLNLASGGRTSQLIWIALIFAILFSLSITAWQMYTQEQTGKQWMMMLQEMVFQTYFLTVLADKPEISQIAQQRLGQVLKPLAGEQQVSMLKFFSHNGLSATFIGDALQGSSGLIGADLQQIELPQIHLEQANLSRVNFREANLREANLSETILYRADLSGANLSQARLNRTDLRGVNLRGANLTGADLSQSRMAMEKAARDASSLLQVGAVRYPVLRANLSHALLSGARLRDANLTGADLNGANLQGVDLTRANLSYANLQGVDLTRAVLTGVALIGANLQGADLTGATLTGAILDEADVRAAKVTEEQLQAVLSGRNVKREL; encoded by the coding sequence ATGAAACGTTCTTTTCGCGTGAGCAAGGTCGTGTTTCATCCCTCGACCCTGGCTGTGTTCTCTGGATTACTGGGTGCGGTCATCGGCTTTCTCCTCAACCTTGCCAGTGGAGGGAGAACCTCGCAACTGATCTGGATCGCGCTCATCTTTGCCATATTGTTTAGTCTGAGTATCACTGCCTGGCAAATGTACACGCAGGAGCAGACCGGGAAGCAATGGATGATGATGCTTCAGGAGATGGTCTTCCAGACCTACTTCCTCACAGTTCTGGCCGACAAGCCAGAGATCTCTCAGATTGCACAACAACGGCTGGGCCAGGTGTTGAAACCCTTGGCTGGCGAACAGCAGGTCAGTATGTTGAAGTTTTTCAGCCACAATGGCCTGTCCGCGACGTTTATCGGCGATGCCTTGCAAGGAAGCTCCGGCCTGATCGGAGCAGACCTCCAGCAGATTGAACTGCCTCAAATCCACTTAGAACAGGCGAATTTGAGTCGCGTGAATTTCAGGGAAGCCAATCTCCGGGAAGCCAATCTGAGCGAAACGATCTTATATCGTGCCGACCTCTCTGGTGCCAATCTATCCCAGGCTCGCCTCAACAGAACTGACCTGAGAGGGGTTAATTTACGGGGTGCCAATCTCACCGGTGCCGATCTGAGTCAGTCTCGCATGGCGATGGAAAAAGCAGCACGTGACGCTTCCAGCCTGCTGCAAGTAGGAGCTGTTCGCTATCCAGTTCTGAGGGCAAATCTGTCGCACGCTCTTCTCTCTGGTGCCAGGCTGCGAGATGCCAATCTCACCGGCGCTGATCTGAACGGGGCGAATTTGCAGGGCGTTGATCTTACCAGGGCCAATCTCAGCTATGCGAATTTGCAAGGGGTCGATCTCACCAGAGCAGTGCTCACGGGAGTTGCTTTGATAGGCGCGAATTTGCAGGGGGCTGATCTCACCGGTGCGACGCTGACCGGTGCGATCCTCGATGAGGCCGATGTGCGTGCCGCCAAAGTGACTGAAGAGCAATTGCAGGCGGTTCTCTCCGGGAGGAACGTGAAGCGAGAGCTTTGA
- a CDS encoding amidohydrolase family protein, whose amino-acid sequence MRKIDAFAHILPRAYLERLERQLEKTMAPGQLDYYRQGVFYFDPVLTDLDARWRKIEPYGDYAQVLVLAVPPLEEVGPPPVAAEFASIANDEMAALVQRFPDRFAGFAAALPLSDVDLALRELDRALTQLGALGAQFYTNVLGMPLDNPRFEPLFSRLEDAGRAVWLHPTRSAAWADYPVESRSDFGLWWSIGWPYETAAALSRLVYSGHMERHPRQFVIAHHGGGMVPHFSARLAMGPGYRQVKDILPQPPLEYFRRFYVDTALFGAPHAVRCVLEFFGSGHVLFGTDMPLGPSNAVEATIADIDAVGLSSEDMAAVYAENAIRLLGLKTG is encoded by the coding sequence ATGCGTAAGATTGATGCATTCGCGCACATCCTGCCTCGTGCGTATCTCGAGCGGCTGGAGCGCCAGCTCGAGAAAACCATGGCTCCAGGCCAGCTCGACTACTACCGCCAGGGCGTCTTCTACTTCGATCCGGTGCTGACCGACCTGGACGCGAGGTGGCGCAAGATCGAGCCGTACGGTGATTATGCACAGGTCCTGGTGCTTGCCGTGCCGCCGCTGGAAGAGGTCGGGCCACCGCCGGTTGCGGCGGAGTTTGCGAGCATCGCCAATGATGAGATGGCGGCACTGGTCCAGCGATTTCCAGATCGCTTCGCCGGATTCGCCGCCGCGCTGCCGCTCTCGGACGTCGACCTGGCCTTGCGCGAGCTCGACCGTGCGCTGACGCAACTCGGCGCGCTGGGTGCGCAGTTCTACACCAACGTCCTGGGCATGCCGCTTGACAATCCGCGCTTCGAGCCCCTGTTCAGCAGGCTCGAGGATGCTGGCCGCGCCGTATGGCTTCACCCGACGCGGAGCGCGGCATGGGCCGACTATCCGGTCGAGAGTAGGTCCGACTTTGGCCTGTGGTGGTCAATCGGCTGGCCCTACGAGACTGCTGCCGCCCTGTCACGCCTCGTCTATTCCGGGCACATGGAGCGCCACCCGCGCCAGTTCGTGATTGCCCACCATGGTGGCGGCATGGTGCCACACTTCTCCGCACGACTCGCGATGGGTCCCGGCTACCGGCAGGTCAAGGACATCCTGCCGCAGCCGCCACTCGAGTATTTCCGCAGGTTCTATGTCGATACGGCACTTTTTGGCGCGCCACACGCGGTCCGCTGCGTCCTCGAGTTCTTCGGCTCAGGGCACGTACTCTTCGGCACCGACATGCCACTTGGACCCTCGAATGCGGTCGAGGCAACGATCGCGGATATCGACGCGGTCGGTCTTTCCAGCGAGGACATGGCTGCGGTCTACGCTGAGAACGCCATACGCTTGCTTGGGCTGAAGACTGGCTAA
- a CDS encoding ATP-binding cassette domain-containing protein produces MQTISIQVADLQKSYKDLAVLKGVNFSVERGSIFALLGSNGAGKTTIIKILTTLLKQDGGTAIVNGFDVASRPDYVRQSISLTGQFTAVDEVLTGRENLVMIARLRHIKQPRQVADDLLTRFGLSDAANRRASTYSGGMRRRLDLAMSLVGTPPIIFLDEPTTGLDPEARLEAWKAVKELANGGITVFLTTQYLEEAEQLADRIAILHEGKIIASGTLADLKKLFPPAQVEYVEKQPTLEEIFLAIIGKKEQQ; encoded by the coding sequence GTGCAAACCATTTCAATTCAGGTAGCAGATCTACAAAAATCATACAAGGATCTTGCTGTCTTAAAAGGCGTGAATTTCAGCGTGGAGCGGGGCAGCATTTTTGCCTTGCTTGGCTCCAATGGCGCTGGCAAGACAACGATCATCAAAATTCTCACCACGTTGCTCAAACAGGACGGCGGAACTGCCATCGTCAACGGATTTGATGTGGCGTCAAGGCCAGACTATGTGCGGCAATCAATCAGTCTGACCGGGCAATTTACCGCCGTGGATGAGGTGTTGACCGGGCGGGAAAATCTGGTCATGATCGCCAGGCTCCGGCACATCAAACAGCCTCGTCAGGTGGCCGACGATTTGCTGACCCGCTTCGGTTTATCCGATGCTGCTAACCGCCGGGCGTCGACGTATTCAGGCGGGATGCGCCGCAGGCTTGACCTGGCGATGAGCCTTGTTGGAACACCGCCGATCATTTTCCTTGACGAGCCGACCACCGGGCTTGACCCAGAGGCACGCCTCGAGGCGTGGAAGGCGGTGAAGGAGCTTGCTAATGGTGGCATCACCGTCTTCTTGACCACGCAATACCTGGAAGAGGCCGAACAGCTTGCTGATCGCATAGCCATTCTCCACGAGGGAAAGATTATCGCCAGCGGCACGCTCGCGGATCTCAAAAAGCTGTTTCCACCTGCTCAGGTGGAGTATGTAGAAAAACAACCAACATTGGAAGAAATCTTTCTTGCCATCATTGGCAAAAAGGAGCAACAGTAA
- a CDS encoding serine/threonine-protein kinase produces MIERVLGKGALGAVYLVRERAQADKLFALKEVIHPNAGERASFVFEGQVLTRLHHKALPRVHRVFENDKLMRMYVLMDYIKGEDLEALRNRQPEQCFPLTLVLSLLHPIANALIYLHTQEPPIVHRDIKPANIIIPDGGGEAMLVDFGSAKEYRADAVTSIVAHRSPGYAAPEQYRTGTTPATDIYGLAATVYALLTGVAPIDAPSRIARSWSEGADPLRPANLLKPDIPEGVADVLARGLSVQIADRWQTVEEFWQALLTSSPQHTTSAPWMGLAHPFPGEAQAEDGDMPALSKEQSAPLLNKRAVVRLFTVLVALAAIGLGVFSWLSGLTILLFCCVGLVLLWLGLLFSLR; encoded by the coding sequence GTGATAGAACGCGTCCTGGGAAAAGGCGCATTGGGGGCGGTTTACCTGGTGAGGGAACGAGCGCAAGCGGATAAGCTGTTTGCCCTCAAAGAGGTGATTCATCCGAATGCAGGCGAACGCGCAAGTTTTGTCTTTGAAGGACAGGTTCTCACCCGACTGCATCATAAGGCGCTGCCCCGCGTTCACCGTGTGTTTGAAAATGACAAACTCATGCGCATGTATGTGCTAATGGACTATATCAAGGGAGAGGATCTGGAAGCGTTACGCAACAGGCAACCAGAGCAGTGTTTTCCTTTGACGCTGGTGCTGTCCTTGCTGCATCCGATTGCGAACGCGCTCATCTATTTGCATACGCAAGAGCCGCCGATTGTGCATCGCGACATCAAACCGGCCAATATCATTATCCCTGATGGCGGCGGTGAAGCTATGCTCGTCGATTTTGGGTCAGCCAAAGAATATAGGGCGGATGCGGTTACGAGCATTGTCGCCCACCGTTCACCCGGGTATGCCGCTCCCGAACAATACCGCACTGGCACAACGCCCGCGACGGATATCTATGGCCTGGCGGCAACGGTCTACGCCCTGCTCACCGGTGTGGCGCCGATTGATGCGCCATCGCGCATCGCAAGAAGTTGGAGCGAGGGAGCCGATCCGCTCAGGCCTGCCAATCTCCTCAAGCCAGATATCCCTGAAGGCGTGGCTGACGTACTTGCGCGTGGGCTGTCCGTCCAAATTGCCGACCGTTGGCAGACGGTCGAGGAATTCTGGCAGGCGTTACTCACCTCTAGCCCCCAGCACACTACTTCTGCTCCCTGGATGGGTCTGGCTCATCCGTTTCCTGGTGAGGCCCAGGCGGAGGATGGAGATATGCCAGCTTTGTCAAAGGAACAGTCTGCTCCCCTTTTGAACAAACGCGCTGTTGTCCGTCTTTTCACTGTTCTGGTCGCTCTCGCTGCGATAGGACTGGGTGTTTTCTCATGGCTATCTGGTTTGACGATCCTGCTTTTCTGCTGTGTGGGACTCGTGCTCCTCTGGCTCGGTCTGCTGTTTTCCTTGCGTTGA